From the genome of Corallococcus soli:
TTCCGTGGCGGAAGGGGAGCAGGCGAACCACGAGGACTTCACCGCCAAGCTCATCCTGGACAGCTCCCTGACGGAGGTCATCCAGCGCGAGTTCAGCCCCCGGGGCATCACCCCCATGGCCACGGTGGCGCTCATCTCCGGCGCGAAGCCGCCCAGGGACCCGGGCTTCACCCACAAGGGCGTGGACTGGACGCCGCTGTTGCGCGCCATCGTCTCCGGGGAGCTGGACGCGGACCGGATGGACTACCTCCTGCGCGACTCGTTCTACACGGGCGTGAACTATGGCCGGTACGACCTGGATTGGATCGTCTCCAACCTGAACCCGGCGGTGAAGGACGGCAAGGCGGTGCTGGCCCTGTCGCGCGCGGCGGCGTTCGCGTTCGAGGACTTCCTGCTCAGCCGCTACCACATGTTCGTGTCGGTGTACCTGCACCACACGTCGGTCAACTTCGACCACATGCTGCGCCGCTACTACGAGGAGACGCCCGGCGAGTTCGAGATCCCGGCGGACCCGGAGGCCTTCCTCCTCTGCGACGACGCGGCGCTCTGGTACACGCTGCGCCGCTCGAAGAACCGGTGGGCGGAGCGCATCAGCCGCCGGCAGGGCTTCAAGCTGCTGGCGCAGTTCACGGAGCGGGACACGGGCTACGACCTGGAGGTGCTCAACAGCGCGCTCACCAGCGAGGGCTTCGAGCACTACACGGTGCAGTCCAAGGGCGCGCTCAGCAAGTACGTGGGGGCGGCCGGGGGCAACCCGGGGCTGTTCATCCTGGACGTGTCCACGGGGCGGCTCACGGAGGTGGCGCGGTACACGCCGCTGTACCAGCGCTACAGTGGCGCGGTGCGACTGACGCGGCTCTATGTCCGGCCGGACCAGGCGGAGCGGGCGCGCGACATGATGGGCCGGCTGCTCGGCCAGACGACGCAGTCCTGAAGGATGGTGCAACCATGAGCGAGCCCCTCCCCGGCATGGGCCTCTTCGCCCCCTACGCCCCCGTCGAACCCCGGGCCTCCTCGGTGGTCATCCTCTACCGCCGCGCGCGGGACGGCGTGGGCGTGGAGGTGTTCTGGGTGAAGCGCGAGCGGGCGCTGGCCTTCGCCGGAGGCTTCTATGCCTTCCCGGGCGGCAAGCTGGACCGCGACGACGCGGACGTGCCCGTGCAGGGCGCGCAGGGTGAAGAGGCCGCGCTGCGCTCGGCGGCGGCGCGTGAGCTCTTCGAGGAAGCCGGCGTGCTGGTGGCCGAGGGCGCGGGGGCGCTCTCCGAGGCGGCGCTGGCCCAAGGGCGCACGGCGCTGCTCGCGGGGACGGTGAAGTGGAGCGAGT
Proteins encoded in this window:
- a CDS encoding HD domain-containing protein, whose product is MRIRDPIHGVIPVSDPEKAVIDSRFYQRLRYVRQLGFGDMAFPGATHTRHAHSLGAMFVASRVFGAVASRSDLPDDVREHFCEAVRLAVLCHDLGHMPLSHASERIAPRRSLLRLPGWLDSVAEGEQANHEDFTAKLILDSSLTEVIQREFSPRGITPMATVALISGAKPPRDPGFTHKGVDWTPLLRAIVSGELDADRMDYLLRDSFYTGVNYGRYDLDWIVSNLNPAVKDGKAVLALSRAAAFAFEDFLLSRYHMFVSVYLHHTSVNFDHMLRRYYEETPGEFEIPADPEAFLLCDDAALWYTLRRSKNRWAERISRRQGFKLLAQFTERDTGYDLEVLNSALTSEGFEHYTVQSKGALSKYVGAAGGNPGLFILDVSTGRLTEVARYTPLYQRYSGAVRLTRLYVRPDQAERARDMMGRLLGQTTQS